The genome window TATTATTATGAATCGTCATTCAGCcattgtgttcattttcttcagAAAGAGCTAAAACAGTGCTAAAATATGAATGTGAGCATTAATGGAAATTTAGATAACCCTGCAGGACATTAGTAGTATTATTGCTCTTCTTAAAAGGTAAACAAGTCAAAGTACTAAGTCTTTTCCACTGATACATTTGTGTCTTAGGCCCCAACAGAACGTCAGCTGCGCTACAGGGAGAAGGTGACGGAGCTGAGAAGGAAGAGGAACTCTGGCCTCAATAAGGAGCAAAAGGAAAAGTACATGGTAAGTGGGTAAgaaatgtatgtgtgcacaaTACAGTCGATGCATTTGctcatattattattagtttgactagttgttttttttctgtgtccaATAGGAGCACCGCCAAAGCCACGGAACAAGCCGGGAGCCACTGCTGGAGAACATCACCAGCGACTACGACCTCGAGCTGTTCAGGAAAGCGCAGGCACGTGCTTCGGAGGACCTTGTAAGAGAGAAAACTCATCTTCATCTCCCTCCCTTACTCTTTCTCCTTGCCTTCCTTTTTTGGTCCCCTCTCTTCTGCCTtactcctctttttctctgtttcagtcCACAAACCCTCCTCTGCAGCCACAGGAGGCGTCTGACATGTTGTTGGTAGTTTTGGACAATCACTTATTattgtttcttctgcttttatacTTAATGACTCATCCAGGTTATATGACATTGTTATTTACTGAACCTGGCTTCCTATAAACAACCATAGCTGGTTTCTTTTCCCTAATTCTAAGCCTGTTAAACAAACGGTAAATGTTTGCTCTGTCTGCAGTTTTTCAAAACAATCTAAAAATTTATATTAATTAGACTTTTCAAGCTGCACTTGGTTTTGGTTCCATTGCAGATCACACATTAAGACCTTTTTCTGTTAATTCCCCATCCAATAcatgattttattgatttacttttatttatttattcatttattgtgaCTCGTTTCCTCCACTGAGGTTTTCCTAAGTATGATCTTTGACTTGCCCAAACCTCTTCCCTAAGTAATTGAgatattttcctctttctctcctctcccctctgctTACTTGCTGGCCCTCTCTTGTTTTCCTCTTGATACTTTTCCCCTTTCTTTTCCTACCACCCTGTCCTTCCTTTCGTGGCCTGTACAGGAGAAGCTCCGTCTGGCGGGCCAGGTGTCGGAGGGCAGCAACATGATAAAGACCATTGTGTTTGGTCGCTATGAGCTGGATACCTGGTACCACTCTCCGTACCCAGAGGAGTACGCCCGCCTGGGGAGGCTCTACATGTGCGAGTTCTGCCTTAAGTATATGAAGAGCCAGACCATTCTGCGCAGGCACATGGTGAGACAGCTTTTTCAAATGTGGGTGGATCTTCTCCAGTTTCACAAACTTCAAGTGCTCTTGTTTGAACAGAAATGCTCTGGCTTCGGTCAGCTTTTAGCTCAGCTCATCTCTGGTTATTGATGTAATGTTAGAAAAGGCACACGTTTGTCAGACATGCATTTACATGTTTCTACTAAGTCAGAGATTTTATCATTCAGTTTCCTGTTCTGTCTCTATCTCACAGATACATGCAACAAAAAGGGTTCCATTTTTAATATGTGATTTACTTTGTCAGTAGTTTGAACAGTTTTTATTCTcctttatttcacattttaattgtaaaaattCTTCCAAACAAGCAGTTCTTCATTTTAGCAAAAGTGTGATTGATAACTGAAACCTAAAAAACTGAAGCTTCCAGTCAGTAATGTGGAAGcatcaaagtaaaaatgaaCTGTGCCACAGAATGACTCAGAGCTGTTGCCATAGTTCAAACTATAACCTTACTATCTCAGTGCCTAAGGCACTTCATAATTTTATTCCCAGAGCGTGCTGACTCTATTTAGATAGACAGTATAGCTTTGCCCTTCTGATGCAGTCTACACTGTTTCTATATTTAGGTGAGAAAAGCAATCTAAATCCAGTCACCAAATTGATGCTCTGCTGAAATAAATGGTTTGGACGTGTGCTCTGATACAGGTGTGTGGTTACAACACTGCCGTCTGGAGCAGACTGTGATGTGATGCAAAATTtgaaatcaaatattttaataataatattaataatacaaaaagacATCAACAATAACAAAGCACAAGATTCAAAAACTCAAGGAAAAGATGATGCAGccaagaaggaggaggaaaaaaatttAAACCTGTCAGATTAGAGaagtaaattaaacatgaaaGAGCTTTTAGTCCATACTGAACTAAGTGAAATGCTTTATTaacttgtactgtatgtaaactgTGGCTTTTACTCTTCTACAAAAAAGGCCAAGTGTGTTTGGAAGCATCCTCCAGGTGACGAGATCTACAGGAAGGGGAACATATCTGTCTTTGAGGTGGATGGAAAGAAGAACAAGGTGAATAAGCAGATCACAACTCGTCCTGAACCTTCCTCCAGAAGGTCCAGGATTTACTGATCCCTTTTCACATTCTTATCTTAAACCTCTCTCATTTGCTTCTGAGACACtctgttaaatgtgttgaacCAGGATTCAGCAAACTCTGGAAAACTGGACAAATTCAGAAATCACTTGATTCAACTTGATTATTGCCACGTGTTCTTGATGATGTGTATGGGCTACATGTTCTGCTCCTTTGTTGTTGCTGGAAACCAAGAGGGGAAAAAACGAGTTGCATAAAACAgtgtcagtaaaaaaataacaataatacagcTGTCTGTGGCATGTCGGCAGTGTTACTACTGTGCCAGAAACGAACACGGTAAGTTTGACATGAAGTTGGACATTATTAAATATCTTGATAGAACAAATAGTTTGGTAACACTTTATGGTAAGGGTACATGAATGAGCATAAATTCAAGCATAATTTACTTGGGTAATCACAGTATTGGTCAGTTGTATCGCACTTCCTAGTTAGCTTCTAATTTACAATATCTGTGATGCTCTTCCTCACAGATTTACTGTCAGAACTTGTGTTTGCTGGCGAAGCTCTTCCTGGACCACAAGACTCTGTATTATGATGTTGAACCTTTCCTCTTCTACGTCATGACTGAAGCTGACAACACAGGATGCCACCTAGTAGGATATTTCTCCAAGGTAACCGGGGAGACGATAACAGAGCATTCTTGCGTTCAGCTTTTTTCTCATCGTGATTTCTTAAACAAACCTTAAGTAAAAATTTTTAGAGGGAACATTTTCTGTCAAACTGATGAAGTTAACGAACACGGATGAGCTACTTCTGGTCTGTACAGGCTAAATATCAACTCAAAATATAAGTAGCCTTAAGCACTGATATCAGCCTTTAGAAACAGTGTCAGTCAAACCTTATGGTTTTATTCTGCAGGAGAAAAACTCTTTCCTGAACTACAACGTCTCCTGCATTCTCACCATGCCACAGTACATGAGGCAGGGCTACGGCAAGATGCTGATCGACTTCAGTGAGTACAGACATCTGTTGTGTGTGTCCTAgtacgtgtttttttttttttcctctcgtTAAGTACTGTACACAGTTGCCAGGGATTCTGCACAGCACAATAACAGCTGATTAAGGAGGCTGTCTGCAGTACTAGCCCTTCTGAGAAAACCTCCACATACTCTTGTGATTTGGGTATTATAGTCATTaatattgttatgttttttttatttctactttatatCCTTATTTCCATTTTTGCAACAGTGGGGAAAAAATGCTTAAGGaataataaaaccaacaacCAGCTTGACCTAATCTGTCCTTTCAGGTTACCTGTTGTCCAAAGTGGAGGAGAAAGTGGGTTCACCGGAGCGCCCACTGTCTGACTTGGGCCTTATCAGTTACCGGAGTTATTGGAAGGAGGTGCTGCTGCGCTACCTGAATAACTTTCAGGGAAAGGAGATCTCCATCAAAGGTCAGAAGTGGACCACCTACTCCACAATTATAGAAAGTGAAAGGAACATTTCAGGAGAAGGGGGAAAGTGGTGGATGAAGATCTCAGAATCATTTCAGAGTTATTTCCACTCACACAGTGGGCATGTGATAGTTGACCGTAGTCTTAGTAGTAGTTCAAGTGCCGGTTAAAGGCCGAGACAAAGGTGATATAAAGAAAGCAACAGTGTGCCTTCATCACCACTGGTTCTTTGATGTTTGCTTAATATGTCTCTTTCTTACATGTTCTGAAACAAAGCAATGCTTTGAGTGAAATGCTAAATTAGCTGGGTGAACAGTCCCAGTGACAATGCTGATGTAAGTTCACCATCTTAGTTTAGCTTTAAAAAACCCAAAGTCTAGCTGATGCTGATGGGAATGTAAGATGTTTGCAGGTATTTGgccataaattaaattactgagCTAATTAAAAATTCAAACTGATCATGGAGAGTGAAGAGGCCACCAAAGCTATTACAGTTTATCCCGAGGGAAGCGTCACTATCAAATGTCATTCAGTAGCTACTGAGGAATTTCACTGTAGAGCAGTGTGGTGGACTGAGTGACACTGCCATTGACAGAACCACGCTGATGGCAGGTACACAGGGTTGTTACTTAGTCAGGTTGCTTATATAAAACTTCTTGAtcacaacagcaaaacacaatAATCACAGAATGTTCTCCCGTTTACTCTTACATGTTCTTTTCATTCAGATGCATCAGACTGTTGTCTGAGAAATTAAATTGGCCCTTTGAAGTTTTCTCATAATCCAACAAAAGTATTCTTTACATTTAATGAATGACCttgaacacaaaaacacaaactctcaTGCTGATGCTAACTGATGCAAGACACTCCAGAAAACTGCCTCTTTAGCAGCATTTCTTTACCTATGGCAGAGAACCATGGCCTCAAACTTGGAAATGCTGACTTCATTCCAGCTACTTCTCTCAGAGCAGATGTCACATACCACTGTAAGCACTGCTCAATTTAAAATAAGttgaatgctaatgttaaatGTGGTGAAACAGATGGCCCAACGTAATAAACGCTGTCACTAATTACTTCACAAAACACATGATGCCAATTTAATTGATTGACTGAATGATTGAGAAAAATGAGttcaaataacaataataatcaataacaaTTCCTTAAACCCAAGACAAGCAGTGCCTGGctgaaaatattacagtatgCTTTTTATTACCAATATTACCAAACTCTGATGCATAAACTACAgaaagtttcacattttcaaatatcATCTACTTACAGGTACTGCTAATGCCAGAAAATATccaaatattatttttgtcaatAGCGCGCACGACTATTACCTCTAGACACAGTACTACACACATATTGCAGCTTTACATGAGTTACTTTTAACAAATAACTACGCTTCACTATAATTCACAGACCTTATTGTCACAGTAAATAAGGAGGTAGTGAAAGCGTCAAAGGGTCAGACGGCAACAGCGACAGtgtaacaaaacaacaaagaatttAGTAATAACACTCTGTTCCCTCACATCCAAACCTGTGTTTGTCctcctttttatttgtttgtttgttcattttttttctttctgcttgcACATTTGAATTTGGGAAGATGTTTTCAGCTCACACAGAGTAATACAAATAAGTCGTCACAGTCTACATTCAAAACGCACTCTCAGCGTATTGTCTGTCATTATCTGTCGTGCCCATAGAGATTAGTGAAAACATGACATTCTGCAAGGTGAGTTTGTTGCCACTCTGAAGCCTTTTCATCAATTCTAGCTACACACGGACATATCAGAAAGAGCTacaagagaaaacaagacaacGTGACACACACCCAGAACTCCACATTAATGAGAGTCCAGATACTGCCAGCTACTTTGAAtatgtgtgaacacagcattCATCTTCTGAGCCACCCAATCGTGATCCCACCACCCTGACCTCCTGCCTCTTGTCTCGCCATGTGTTCACAGAGATCAGTCAGGAGACGGCAGTGAATCCAGTGGATATTGTTAGCACACTGCAGTCACTCCAGATGCTCAAATACTGGAAGGGAAAGCACCTGGTTTTAAAGAGACAGGTAAGAAACAAAATTATGACATTTCAGAGTCAAGAGTTTCGCAAAAGTTAAAAAGTcttatattaacattattacagaatacactgcccgtccaaaaaaaaataaagttaaacactgtaatattttgttggacagCTTTTAGCGTTGATGACAGAACACTTCTTCAATGTCACAATAGTTATTTCTGTCCAAAggtgcattcattttttttatcaatatCTTGTATTGATtatgggagagtcagaccgctgcgcaaagtcttctccagtaCATCTCCagttccccactatccttctAGTTTTAAACAATGCGTTGGTCATGATGcctgtttaagaaatgagaagctactttACTTACTGCATCAATGAGGGTTAAATAAGTTGTTGCCAGAAAAATCATCCATGCACTAATTATCCAATTCGAGGCCCAGAGAGATTCATTATTTGATTGATGattgcaaacaaataaaaatacacaactaaggtgttttttttcttccctatAGGACCTAATTGACGACTGGAAGGCCAAGGAAACTAAGCGTGGCAACAGCAAGTCCATTGACCCCACAGCCTTAAAATGGACTCCGCCTAAAGGGACATAAAGGAGCTTCCTGTGACACTCCAAAATGCACTCAAACACAGGCAGACGCTCCTCCGTACACTGTCATGCTCACAAAGCCAGAGCCTCAATCatcacacacgtacacacacatttacatgaaaacGCTTTACAGCACAGTAAGGTACACGCACAGTCAGCCGTTAGTCTGGGTTCAAGCTGTCACTGTTCTCAACACAGGAGATGGACCTCAATCCaggagaaaaaatataaaataaaactgaaaaacatgaaggaaaTGCAGCATGTTCCAGTATTGACTGTCTGAAACTGGGACGTGTGTGTTCAGTCTGTAAGATGTGCCTTTGCacaattaaaccaaactgtggTTGTTTTACTTCAGAATTGTACAAGCAATGCGTGTAAATAATTGAGTTAAactaaatataagaaaataattatattttagatgAGATTAGAAGCAGTAAGCATTGTATCCGAAGAGAAACAAGCATCTACAGCCTACTGTTATTTTGGTCACATACTGCAAAATAGCGGGTAGTGCAGTAGCAGCTAGTGAGATCAGTCTACGCAGGACGACCGCCGATATCCTCAGAACCTCATTTGTTATGTGAAAAGTAAAAGTCATTGTGGATTGTTAGCGCACCTCCTTGCAGATACTTCATTAGCACAGACCACCAGGCACAACAGCTAATCGGATCTGCGACCGCCAGTATTGAACCTGCAGACGGAACACAGATCGGCAACACATTGACTGAGGCGGTGTGTTTTGGCAGACAAAGACCAGCTGGCTGTCGTTATATACACCTCGACCCACAGGTCATGAAGTCTCTAGGAGACTTGACCAGATTTTACTACGCGACCCAGGTCACCTGACTAAATGGAGAATTCCCACTCACACTGGAaaagatgtgaaaatgaattTCTTTCCTTGGGAAAACCAGGAAAAGGTCAAGAAGTATTGACGTTCAGTAATCACCATGGATACCTTCTTGCTGCAGAGTGATGAAGCATCAGTACGAAGAGATAAGATGATCTGTGTAAGGCAGTGATAATGTGAGACTGAACAGTGACAGTTTGAACCCAGATCAATTCAGTAATTCAGCTTCAGTCTCATTGTGCCCAGTATTTAACCCATCTCACCAGTCGATTGGTTAAACAGGAAGCTATAGCTGCCATTGGCCCTGTTACTGTTATGTCACCACACTGGGGCCTTTTGTTACCACCTGTCCCTTTGTCTTAGCGTCAGTCGTGTTATTTCGTGATGTCTGCACTTATCTTCTGAACAGCGAAGCTACATGGGAAATCTCAGCTGTAAGGAGTGTGGGAGCTCACAGACATGTCACTGTATCATCTGTGTCCTTCGTATTACGTTACAGTTCTcaaatttgatatttttcctACCTCTAAGGTTGAACCACTGTATGAAAGCTAGGATGGCCCATTTTAAGCTTcgtttgtttctttctgtgtgttaaatgtgaaaaaatataGTTGTTTAGCCAGCAAACCTTTTTAaatagactttttaaaaatatactatttatattcttaaaaaaaaaagatgctctTACTGTGTAGAATGTAAAGAAAAGTCCAGTAGAGCCATGTTTACTCTATAGGACCAGCTtgtgattattaatatttatctaTAAATTGCTTGTAGAATTGAATGTTTTGAAGCTGGATGAAGAATCCAAGGCACCCACCACCGCCATCACTAAAACAGACGTTTCATTTCAGAGGTTCATCTCCATTCATCAGAAGTGACATTCGATTGAACCCAAACATGTCACTTTTGCGCTTGTTACTGCTGTTGCAGGCAGTTAGAGAGATACAAGCACAAGCCTTATGTGTTAGACCAGTTAGCATGGTCAGCATCATTTCTGTTCATTATAGCCCTTTGTGTTTTATAGATTTCATTTTACGGgcagtttatatatttattgattgaaTTTAGGACTTTTAGAAGGCAGTGTTATTAAAGGAATAGGTCAGCATT of Anabas testudineus chromosome 8, fAnaTes1.2, whole genome shotgun sequence contains these proteins:
- the LOC113153425 gene encoding histone acetyltransferase KAT7-like isoform X1: MGSLLDFPLRTAGSSSDGTEDSDFSADLEHAEVPESAHRRSSTRLTRASLRLSQSSQDNCSSPAGAGPDEGVESAAESAAAAAVAASVFSSGRRITRSQQGATNAAAKKYPLRQSRSSGSDTEANADLKQGAERDETPPRTPTGNAPSSESDIEVSSPSNDLVSSSNDVVVSQEEDERLAKELSLKEAAAHDLSHRPKRRRFHESYNFNMKCPTPGCNSLGHLTGRHERHFSISGCPLYHNLSADECKGKASTRDKQAEERTLSHRQDENRHSTRNQAPTERQLRYREKVTELRRKRNSGLNKEQKEKYMEHRQSHGTSREPLLENITSDYDLELFRKAQARASEDLEKLRLAGQVSEGSNMIKTIVFGRYELDTWYHSPYPEEYARLGRLYMCEFCLKYMKSQTILRRHMAKCVWKHPPGDEIYRKGNISVFEVDGKKNKIYCQNLCLLAKLFLDHKTLYYDVEPFLFYVMTEADNTGCHLVGYFSKEKNSFLNYNVSCILTMPQYMRQGYGKMLIDFSYLLSKVEEKVGSPERPLSDLGLISYRSYWKEVLLRYLNNFQGKEISIKEISQETAVNPVDIVSTLQSLQMLKYWKGKHLVLKRQDLIDDWKAKETKRGNSKSIDPTALKWTPPKGT
- the LOC113153425 gene encoding histone acetyltransferase KAT7-like isoform X2 — protein: MGSLLDFPLRTAGSSSDGTEDSDFSADLEHAEVPESAHRRSSTRLTRASLRLSQSSQDNCSSPAGAGPDEGVESAAESAAAAAVAASVFSSGRRITRSQQGATNAAAKKYPLRQSRSSGSDTEANDLKQGAERDETPPRTPTGNAPSSESDIEVSSPSNDLVSSSNDVVVSQEEDERLAKELSLKEAAAHDLSHRPKRRRFHESYNFNMKCPTPGCNSLGHLTGRHERHFSISGCPLYHNLSADECKGKASTRDKQAEERTLSHRQDENRHSTRNQAPTERQLRYREKVTELRRKRNSGLNKEQKEKYMEHRQSHGTSREPLLENITSDYDLELFRKAQARASEDLEKLRLAGQVSEGSNMIKTIVFGRYELDTWYHSPYPEEYARLGRLYMCEFCLKYMKSQTILRRHMAKCVWKHPPGDEIYRKGNISVFEVDGKKNKIYCQNLCLLAKLFLDHKTLYYDVEPFLFYVMTEADNTGCHLVGYFSKEKNSFLNYNVSCILTMPQYMRQGYGKMLIDFSYLLSKVEEKVGSPERPLSDLGLISYRSYWKEVLLRYLNNFQGKEISIKEISQETAVNPVDIVSTLQSLQMLKYWKGKHLVLKRQDLIDDWKAKETKRGNSKSIDPTALKWTPPKGT
- the LOC113153425 gene encoding histone acetyltransferase KAT7-like isoform X3; this encodes MPRRKRTAGSSSDGTEDSDFSADLEHAEVPESAHRRSSTRLTRASLRLSQSSQDNCSSPAGAGPDEGVESAAESAAAAAVAASVFSSGRRITRSQQGATNAAAKKYPLRQSRSSGSDTEANADLKQGAERDETPPRTPTGNAPSSESDIEVSSPSNDLVSSSNDVVVSQEEDERLAKELSLKEAAAHDLSHRPKRRRFHESYNFNMKCPTPGCNSLGHLTGRHERHFSISGCPLYHNLSADECKGKASTRDKQAEERTLSHRQDENRHSTRNQAPTERQLRYREKVTELRRKRNSGLNKEQKEKYMEHRQSHGTSREPLLENITSDYDLELFRKAQARASEDLEKLRLAGQVSEGSNMIKTIVFGRYELDTWYHSPYPEEYARLGRLYMCEFCLKYMKSQTILRRHMAKCVWKHPPGDEIYRKGNISVFEVDGKKNKIYCQNLCLLAKLFLDHKTLYYDVEPFLFYVMTEADNTGCHLVGYFSKEKNSFLNYNVSCILTMPQYMRQGYGKMLIDFSYLLSKVEEKVGSPERPLSDLGLISYRSYWKEVLLRYLNNFQGKEISIKEISQETAVNPVDIVSTLQSLQMLKYWKGKHLVLKRQDLIDDWKAKETKRGNSKSIDPTALKWTPPKGT
- the LOC113153425 gene encoding histone acetyltransferase KAT7-like isoform X4 is translated as MPRRKRTAGSSSDGTEDSDFSADLEHAEVPESAHRRSSTRLTRASLRLSQSSQDNCSSPAGAGPDEGVESAAESAAAAAVAASVFSSGRRITRSQQGATNAAAKKYPLRQSRSSGSDTEANDLKQGAERDETPPRTPTGNAPSSESDIEVSSPSNDLVSSSNDVVVSQEEDERLAKELSLKEAAAHDLSHRPKRRRFHESYNFNMKCPTPGCNSLGHLTGRHERHFSISGCPLYHNLSADECKGKASTRDKQAEERTLSHRQDENRHSTRNQAPTERQLRYREKVTELRRKRNSGLNKEQKEKYMEHRQSHGTSREPLLENITSDYDLELFRKAQARASEDLEKLRLAGQVSEGSNMIKTIVFGRYELDTWYHSPYPEEYARLGRLYMCEFCLKYMKSQTILRRHMAKCVWKHPPGDEIYRKGNISVFEVDGKKNKIYCQNLCLLAKLFLDHKTLYYDVEPFLFYVMTEADNTGCHLVGYFSKEKNSFLNYNVSCILTMPQYMRQGYGKMLIDFSYLLSKVEEKVGSPERPLSDLGLISYRSYWKEVLLRYLNNFQGKEISIKEISQETAVNPVDIVSTLQSLQMLKYWKGKHLVLKRQDLIDDWKAKETKRGNSKSIDPTALKWTPPKGT
- the LOC113153425 gene encoding histone acetyltransferase KAT7-like isoform X5; translated protein: MGSLLDFPLRTAGSSSDGTEDSDFSADLEHAEVPESAHRRSSTRLTRASLRLSQSSQDNCSSPAGAGPDEGVESAAESAAAAAVAASVFSSGRRITRSQQGATNAAAKKYPLRQSRSSGSDTEANADLKQGAERDETPPRTPTGNAPSSESDIEVSSPSNDLVSSSNDVVVSQEEDERLAKELSLKEAAAHDLSHRPKRRRFHESYNFNMKCPTPGCNSLGHLTGRHERHFSISGCPLYHNLSADECKGKASTRDKQAEERTLSHRQDENRHSTRNQAPTERQLRYREKVTELRRKRNSGLNKEQKEKYMEHRQSHGTSREPLLENITSDYDLELFRKAQEKLRLAGQVSEGSNMIKTIVFGRYELDTWYHSPYPEEYARLGRLYMCEFCLKYMKSQTILRRHMAKCVWKHPPGDEIYRKGNISVFEVDGKKNKIYCQNLCLLAKLFLDHKTLYYDVEPFLFYVMTEADNTGCHLVGYFSKEKNSFLNYNVSCILTMPQYMRQGYGKMLIDFSYLLSKVEEKVGSPERPLSDLGLISYRSYWKEVLLRYLNNFQGKEISIKEISQETAVNPVDIVSTLQSLQMLKYWKGKHLVLKRQDLIDDWKAKETKRGNSKSIDPTALKWTPPKGT